One window from the genome of Streptomyces sp. NBC_00287 encodes:
- a CDS encoding MMPL family transporter → MATFLYRLGRLAFRRRWYVALVWAAVLAAVGLGAMKAPAAADEEFSMPGIESQQAFDLLEERFPGTTADGATARVVFVAPGGEKVTASENKEAVEAAVAELGDGSQVASAVDPFTAGAVSKDGTTAYTTVTYKVGAADLTDASKTQLEETLVEARDSGLTVEAGGTAMESEGGPGGAAEAIGIAIAAVVLLVTFGSLAAAGLPLLTAIIGVGVSMATILALASTLGLSSTTGTLAMMLGLAVGIDYALFVVSRYREERAKGKAPQEAVALATGTAGSAVVFAGLTVVIALAGLSVVGIPMLTKMGLAAAGAVVIGVLIALTLVPAFLGFWPNAVMARKARRKGRIEEAPKDNGGTRWARFVLRRPLPVLLLGVVGLGALAMPVMDLQLGMPGDEAKSTSTTERRAYDALAEGFGPGFNGPLTVVVDAQGADDPKAAADAVSKEIGGTEGVVSVSPARFNDAGDTAVLSVVPATAPTDEKTKDLVTTIRGERPGVESETGATFEVTGTTALNIDISEKVQSALVPYLVVVVGLAVILLMLVFRSVLVPLKAALGFLLSVLASLGAVVVVFQQGHGAELFGVEQTGPIMSLMPIFLVGIVFGLAMDYEVFLVSRMREAYVHGESPAQAVTSGFRHSARVVVAAALIMIAVFAGFIGESDSMIKMIGFGLATAVLFDAFVVRMAIVPAVLALLGDKAWWLPKWLDRILPRVDVEGEALNRPAEPAATAPAEKEVARAGR, encoded by the coding sequence GTGGCTACTTTCCTGTATCGACTGGGCCGCCTGGCCTTCCGGCGGCGCTGGTACGTCGCACTGGTCTGGGCGGCCGTGCTGGCCGCCGTCGGGCTGGGCGCCATGAAGGCCCCGGCGGCCGCCGACGAAGAGTTCTCCATGCCGGGGATCGAGTCGCAGCAGGCGTTCGACCTGCTGGAGGAGCGCTTCCCCGGCACCACGGCCGACGGCGCGACCGCACGGGTCGTGTTCGTCGCGCCCGGCGGGGAGAAGGTCACCGCGAGCGAGAACAAGGAGGCCGTCGAGGCCGCCGTGGCCGAGCTGGGTGACGGCTCGCAGGTCGCGAGCGCCGTGGATCCCTTCACGGCGGGCGCCGTGAGCAAGGACGGCACCACGGCGTACACGACCGTCACCTACAAGGTCGGCGCGGCCGATCTCACCGACGCCAGCAAGACGCAGCTGGAGGAGACGCTCGTCGAGGCCCGGGACTCCGGGCTGACCGTCGAGGCCGGCGGCACCGCCATGGAGAGCGAGGGCGGTCCCGGCGGGGCTGCCGAGGCGATCGGCATAGCGATCGCCGCTGTCGTCCTGCTGGTCACCTTCGGTTCGCTCGCCGCCGCGGGGCTGCCGCTGCTGACCGCGATCATCGGCGTCGGCGTGAGCATGGCCACCATCCTGGCCCTGGCCAGCACCCTCGGCCTTTCCTCGACCACCGGCACGCTGGCGATGATGCTGGGGCTTGCCGTCGGTATCGACTACGCCCTGTTCGTCGTCTCCCGCTATCGCGAGGAGCGCGCCAAGGGGAAGGCGCCCCAGGAGGCCGTCGCCCTCGCCACCGGTACTGCCGGATCCGCCGTCGTCTTCGCCGGTCTCACTGTCGTCATCGCCCTCGCCGGGCTCTCGGTGGTCGGTATCCCGATGCTGACCAAGATGGGGCTCGCCGCCGCGGGTGCGGTCGTCATCGGGGTACTGATCGCGCTGACGCTCGTCCCGGCCTTCCTCGGCTTCTGGCCCAACGCCGTGATGGCACGCAAGGCCCGCCGCAAGGGCCGTATCGAAGAGGCACCCAAGGACAACGGCGGCACCCGCTGGGCCCGCTTCGTGCTGCGCCGCCCGCTGCCCGTGCTGCTCCTCGGTGTCGTGGGCCTCGGTGCCCTCGCGATGCCTGTGATGGACCTCCAGCTCGGCATGCCCGGCGACGAGGCCAAGTCGACGTCCACCACCGAGCGGCGGGCCTACGACGCGCTCGCCGAGGGCTTCGGGCCGGGCTTCAACGGGCCGCTGACCGTCGTCGTCGACGCTCAGGGCGCCGACGATCCCAAGGCCGCCGCGGACGCGGTCTCGAAGGAGATCGGCGGCACCGAGGGCGTGGTCTCCGTGTCCCCCGCCCGCTTCAACGACGCCGGTGACACCGCCGTCCTCTCCGTCGTGCCGGCCACCGCGCCGACCGACGAGAAGACCAAGGACCTGGTGACGACGATTCGTGGCGAGCGGCCGGGCGTGGAGTCCGAGACCGGGGCCACCTTCGAGGTCACCGGCACCACCGCGCTGAACATCGACATCTCCGAGAAGGTGCAGTCCGCGCTGGTGCCGTATCTCGTCGTCGTGGTCGGCCTCGCCGTCATCCTGCTGATGCTGGTCTTCCGGTCCGTCCTCGTCCCGCTGAAGGCGGCCCTCGGCTTCCTGCTCTCGGTGCTCGCCTCCCTGGGCGCCGTGGTCGTGGTCTTCCAGCAGGGGCACGGCGCCGAGCTCTTCGGGGTGGAGCAGACCGGTCCGATCATGAGCCTGATGCCGATCTTCCTGGTGGGCATCGTCTTCGGACTCGCGATGGACTACGAGGTCTTCCTGGTCTCGCGGATGCGCGAGGCGTACGTCCATGGAGAGTCGCCCGCTCAGGCCGTGACCTCCGGTTTCCGGCACAGCGCCCGGGTGGTCGTGGCCGCCGCGCTGATCATGATCGCGGTCTTCGCCGGCTTCATCGGCGAGAGCGACTCCATGATCAAGATGATCGGGTTCGGACTCGCCACCGCGGTCCTGTTCGACGCCTTCGTCGTCCGGATGGCGATCGTGCCCGCGGTCCTCGCCCTGCTCGGCGACAAGGCCTGGTGGCTGCCGAAGTGGCTGGACCGGATCCTGCCCCGGGTCGATGTGGAGGGCGAAGCGCTGAACCGCCCGGCGGAGCCGGCCGCCACGGCTCCGGCCGAGAAGGAGGTCGCGCGCGCCGGAAGGTGA
- a CDS encoding CGNR zinc finger domain-containing protein, whose product MRIMNETLPLAPGADQYPALDFANSAIALPGGHYIDFLGAPEGAGAWLTDHGLAPADAGIREMCAAQLRSLREQIRALLAAHVDGAPAPKGALAAVNDALTRAPAASLLHWDATRGLYRAAAHPTDQILDHALAALATDAADLLTSPDAERLTACGSPPCNRYLLRHGRRHWCSTRCGDRARAARAYARRTSSAGD is encoded by the coding sequence ATGAGAATCATGAACGAGACGCTGCCCCTCGCCCCGGGAGCGGACCAGTACCCGGCACTCGACTTCGCCAACAGCGCCATAGCCCTGCCGGGCGGCCACTACATCGACTTCCTGGGCGCCCCCGAGGGCGCGGGCGCCTGGCTGACGGACCATGGCCTGGCCCCGGCGGACGCCGGGATCCGGGAGATGTGCGCGGCGCAGCTGCGGTCGCTGCGGGAGCAGATCCGGGCGCTGCTGGCGGCTCATGTGGACGGGGCCCCGGCGCCCAAGGGAGCGCTGGCGGCCGTCAATGACGCCCTCACCCGGGCCCCGGCCGCCTCCCTGCTCCACTGGGACGCCACTCGGGGCCTCTACCGGGCCGCCGCCCACCCCACCGACCAGATCCTCGACCACGCCCTGGCCGCGCTGGCCACGGACGCCGCGGACCTTCTGACCAGCCCCGACGCCGAGCGCCTCACCGCCTGCGGCTCCCCGCCCTGCAACCGGTACCTGCTGCGACACGGCCGCCGGCACTGGTGCTCCACGCGGTGCGGGGACCGGGCGCGGGCGGCGCGGGCGTATGCACGGCGGACAAGTTCTGCCGGGGACTGA
- a CDS encoding MBL fold metallo-hydrolase, translating to MSTPMPIRVLGGPTAFFEYGGLRFLTDPTFDGPGEYPGRAVLRKTAPAAAAPADLGPVDVVLLSHDEHADNLDHSGRALLDGVPLTLTTPGGGRRLGGSARGMADWETAELDRPEGGTVTVTAVPAIHGPGPREAVEPVTGEVVGFVLTGEGLPSVYVSGDNASLDAVKEIADRFGPVDTAILFAGAPRFPILFDGAPLVLDSAQAAEAARLLGARRVVPVHCDSWDHFTEGRADVEAAFQAAGLADRLE from the coding sequence ATGTCCACACCCATGCCCATACGCGTCCTCGGTGGCCCCACCGCCTTCTTCGAGTACGGCGGTCTGCGCTTCCTCACCGACCCCACCTTCGACGGCCCCGGCGAGTACCCCGGCCGCGCGGTCCTCCGCAAGACGGCCCCGGCCGCCGCAGCCCCGGCCGACCTCGGCCCCGTGGACGTGGTCCTGCTCTCGCACGACGAGCACGCCGACAATCTCGACCACTCGGGCCGCGCCCTCCTGGACGGCGTACCGCTCACCCTCACCACCCCCGGCGGCGGTCGCCGGCTCGGTGGCAGTGCCCGGGGGATGGCCGACTGGGAGACGGCCGAACTGGACCGGCCCGAGGGCGGGACCGTGACCGTGACGGCCGTGCCCGCGATTCACGGACCCGGGCCGCGCGAGGCCGTCGAGCCCGTCACCGGCGAGGTCGTGGGGTTCGTACTGACCGGCGAAGGGCTGCCCTCCGTGTACGTCAGCGGTGACAACGCCTCGCTCGACGCCGTGAAGGAGATCGCCGACCGCTTCGGTCCCGTCGACACCGCGATCCTCTTCGCCGGTGCCCCCCGCTTCCCGATCCTGTTCGACGGAGCCCCGCTCGTCCTCGACAGCGCCCAGGCCGCCGAAGCCGCCCGCCTCCTCGGTGCCCGCCGGGTCGTGCCCGTGCACTGCGACAGCTGGGACCACTTCACGGAAGGGCGCGCGGACGTGGAGGCGGCGTTCCAGGCGGCCGGACTCGCCGACCGCCTGGAGTGA
- a CDS encoding lipase family protein, translated as MPERRRLLAVSVIGAACLGAQVLAGTAATAADEVVSRGVTIPAFYNPPTTLPAADGTLVRTEPLKLALSLPSLNGPLPGRATRLMYKSTDSSGSPVAVTGAYIEPSAAWKGEGPRPLVALAPGTMGQGDQCAASMGLEHPLRLNGETVSVGYEDLAIYRLLATGTAVVVTDYAGLGATDRLHTYVNRVDEAHALLDAARAARKVGGASVTAESRVGLFGYSQGGGASAAAAELQPSYAPDVNLAGTYAGAPPADLTEVTRAIDGSELAGALGWSLNGFLQSDPALKPIAEAHLNTAGKAALADLSTMCVGDALFGYGGAESTDWTTDGRSVSDIIAATPALTSFLNSQRIGTLKPTTPVRVATGVSDDLVPHAQARRLATDWCAKGANVTYDPVLLPNTGSPLLNHFTPLLADQGDAVDWLTDRLKGRSAHSNCWSMPLQP; from the coding sequence ATGCCCGAACGCAGACGGCTCCTGGCCGTAAGCGTCATCGGCGCCGCTTGTCTCGGCGCCCAGGTCCTCGCCGGCACCGCCGCCACGGCGGCCGACGAGGTCGTGTCACGAGGCGTCACCATCCCGGCGTTCTACAACCCGCCCACCACCCTGCCCGCCGCGGACGGCACCCTGGTCCGCACCGAGCCGCTCAAGCTGGCCCTGAGCCTGCCGAGCCTGAACGGCCCGCTGCCGGGCAGGGCGACCCGGTTGATGTACAAGTCCACCGACTCCAGCGGCAGCCCGGTCGCCGTGACCGGCGCCTACATCGAACCCAGCGCCGCCTGGAAGGGCGAGGGCCCACGACCCCTGGTCGCACTCGCCCCCGGGACCATGGGCCAGGGCGACCAGTGCGCCGCGTCCATGGGCCTGGAGCATCCGCTGCGGCTCAACGGCGAGACGGTCTCCGTCGGTTACGAGGACCTGGCGATCTACCGCCTCCTCGCCACCGGTACGGCCGTCGTCGTCACCGACTACGCCGGCCTCGGCGCGACCGACCGGCTGCACACCTACGTCAACCGGGTCGACGAGGCCCACGCCCTCCTCGACGCCGCCCGCGCCGCCCGCAAGGTGGGCGGGGCCTCGGTGACCGCCGAGTCCCGGGTGGGCCTGTTCGGGTACAGCCAGGGCGGCGGCGCGAGCGCGGCCGCCGCCGAACTCCAGCCCTCCTACGCCCCCGACGTCAACCTGGCCGGGACGTACGCCGGTGCCCCGCCCGCCGACCTGACCGAGGTCACCCGGGCGATCGACGGCAGCGAACTGGCCGGTGCGCTCGGCTGGTCCCTCAACGGCTTCCTCCAGTCCGACCCGGCCCTGAAGCCGATCGCGGAGGCCCACCTGAATACGGCGGGCAAGGCGGCGCTGGCCGATCTGTCGACGATGTGCGTGGGCGACGCGCTGTTCGGGTACGGCGGCGCCGAGAGCACGGACTGGACCACCGACGGCCGCTCGGTCAGCGACATCATCGCCGCCACCCCGGCTCTGACGTCCTTCCTGAACAGCCAGCGCATCGGCACCCTGAAGCCCACGACCCCGGTCCGCGTGGCGACCGGCGTCAGCGACGATCTGGTCCCGCACGCCCAGGCCCGCCGCCTGGCGACCGACTGGTGCGCGAAGGGCGCCAACGTCACCTACGACCCCGTGCTCCTCCCGAACACGGGCAGCCCCCTGCTCAACCACTTCACCCCTCTGCTCGCCGACCAGGGCGACGCGGTCGACTGGCTCACCGACCGTCTGAAGGGCAGGTCGGCCCACTCCAACTGCTGGAGCATGCCGCTTCAGCCCTGA
- a CDS encoding sensor histidine kinase yields the protein MSKSLERYADRFEQYAERFPRAVDVVTVLSLIGCATLGTQLSMPGAEPPDPGKLTEVLLGLSCLVLLKYRSHPRTAVVVTAVVTVMAIARGYLLTPLLLAPLLAALYWLAALCDRKTVRVYGAVIVVALITTNVISDSMDGLSVVLRVIGPVFWLALPIAAGSMARLRRAYVDAVHARAEHAERTREEEARLRVAEERMRIARELHDVVAHHLALANAQAGTAAHLARSKPEQSLKILDDLTGTTSAALRELKATLGLLRQDDGPDSEGLEPAPGLAKLPELIQACASAGLDVTTTTEGVPRTLSPGVDLTAYRIVQEALTNVSKHAPEQTAHVRFTYADARLVIKVSNDGPAAAAPNGSVGFGLMGMRERAQSIGGELCAGPRPEGGFEVTTALPLLPAATATAVERESP from the coding sequence ATGAGCAAGAGCCTGGAGCGCTACGCGGACCGCTTCGAGCAGTACGCGGAACGGTTCCCGCGCGCCGTCGACGTGGTGACCGTCCTGTCACTGATCGGCTGCGCGACCCTCGGCACCCAGCTCAGCATGCCCGGCGCCGAGCCGCCGGACCCGGGCAAGCTCACCGAGGTCCTCCTCGGCCTGAGCTGCCTGGTCCTGCTGAAGTACCGCAGCCATCCGCGTACCGCCGTCGTCGTGACCGCGGTCGTCACGGTGATGGCCATCGCGCGCGGGTACCTGCTCACCCCGCTGCTGCTGGCCCCGCTCCTCGCGGCGCTGTACTGGCTGGCCGCCCTGTGCGACCGCAAGACCGTCCGCGTCTACGGTGCCGTCATCGTGGTGGCGCTGATCACCACGAACGTGATCAGCGACTCCATGGACGGCCTCTCGGTGGTGCTCAGGGTCATCGGCCCCGTCTTCTGGCTGGCCCTGCCCATCGCCGCCGGCAGCATGGCCCGGCTGCGCCGCGCCTACGTGGACGCGGTACACGCCCGCGCCGAGCACGCCGAGCGCACCCGCGAGGAGGAAGCGCGGCTGCGGGTCGCCGAGGAGCGGATGCGGATCGCCCGTGAGCTGCACGATGTCGTCGCCCACCATCTGGCGCTGGCCAACGCCCAGGCCGGTACGGCCGCCCACCTCGCGCGCTCCAAGCCCGAGCAGAGCCTGAAGATCCTCGACGATCTCACCGGTACGACCTCCGCGGCGCTGCGCGAGCTGAAGGCGACCCTGGGGCTGCTGCGGCAGGACGACGGACCGGACAGCGAAGGCCTCGAGCCCGCCCCGGGCCTCGCCAAGCTGCCCGAGCTGATCCAGGCGTGCGCGTCGGCGGGGCTCGATGTCACCACGACCACGGAAGGTGTGCCCCGGACGCTGTCACCGGGCGTGGACCTGACCGCGTACCGGATCGTGCAGGAGGCGCTCACCAACGTCTCCAAGCACGCCCCGGAGCAGACCGCCCATGTCCGTTTCACCTATGCCGACGCCCGGCTGGTCATCAAGGTCAGCAATGACGGACCGGCCGCCGCAGCGCCGAACGGCTCCGTCGGCTTCGGGCTCATGGGCATGCGGGAGCGCGCCCAGTCCATCGGCGGCGAACTGTGTGCGGGGCCGCGCCCCGAGGGCGGCTTCGAGGTCACCACCGCGCTGCCGCTGCTCCCCGCCGCCACCGCCACCGCCGTAGAAAGAGAGTCGCCGTGA
- a CDS encoding DUF6479 family protein, which produces MSTTTFELAATSSEVLNVIAAFAGGLFIAGALVWAVQFGMRVMDRELPHPTPEEQPKLPEGGPVRETREMREPDEVPQSEGGERLMPYDLHHSGSKRGEDQKRKRWLPGSSGSFGSGGLGHV; this is translated from the coding sequence ATGAGTACGACGACGTTTGAACTAGCGGCCACGTCGAGTGAAGTACTCAACGTGATCGCCGCCTTTGCAGGCGGCCTGTTCATCGCCGGTGCACTGGTGTGGGCGGTGCAGTTCGGCATGCGGGTCATGGACCGGGAGCTTCCGCATCCCACGCCCGAGGAGCAGCCGAAGCTGCCCGAGGGCGGGCCGGTCCGCGAGACCAGGGAGATGCGGGAGCCGGACGAAGTGCCGCAGTCGGAGGGCGGCGAACGGCTCATGCCGTACGACCTCCACCACTCCGGCAGCAAGCGCGGCGAGGACCAGAAGCGGAAGCGCTGGCTGCCGGGGTCCAGTGGATCCTTCGGCAGTGGTGGTCTGGGACACGTCTGA
- a CDS encoding LuxR C-terminal-related transcriptional regulator, whose product MSKCTVDAHVEHILAKLGITSRTEIPAART is encoded by the coding sequence ATCTCCAAGTGCACGGTGGACGCCCACGTCGAACACATCCTCGCCAAGCTGGGGATCACCTCGCGTACGGAGATCCCGGCGGCGCGTACGTAG
- a CDS encoding response regulator transcription factor translates to MTVRVLLADDQALLRATFRILIDSCEDMEVVGEASDGAEALELARLHRPDVVLMDIRMPGTDGLAGTSLICADPDLAATKVLILTTFETEDYVAQALRAGASGFLGKDVTADVLLAGIRTVASGDALLSPGATRTLITRFLTSPAPGGDLAPPEALAELTVREREVMALAAEGKSNAEIAELLVVSPLTVRTHIHRAMTKLNARDRAQLVVIAYQTGLVQAGPAGSV, encoded by the coding sequence GTGACCGTCCGGGTGCTGCTCGCCGACGACCAGGCCCTGCTGCGGGCCACCTTCCGGATCCTGATCGACTCCTGCGAAGACATGGAGGTCGTCGGCGAGGCCTCCGACGGCGCCGAGGCGCTGGAGCTGGCCCGCCTCCACCGCCCGGACGTCGTCCTCATGGACATCCGGATGCCGGGCACGGACGGCCTGGCCGGTACCTCCCTGATCTGCGCCGACCCCGACCTGGCCGCGACGAAGGTGCTGATCCTCACCACCTTCGAGACCGAGGACTACGTCGCCCAGGCGCTGCGGGCCGGGGCGAGCGGGTTCCTCGGCAAGGACGTCACCGCGGACGTCCTGCTGGCCGGTATCCGCACGGTGGCCTCCGGAGACGCGCTCCTGTCACCCGGCGCCACCCGCACCCTCATCACCCGCTTCCTCACCTCACCGGCGCCGGGCGGCGATCTGGCGCCTCCGGAGGCGCTGGCCGAACTCACCGTCCGGGAACGGGAGGTGATGGCGCTGGCCGCGGAGGGCAAGTCCAATGCGGAGATCGCGGAGCTGCTGGTGGTGAGCCCGCTGACGGTACGGACGCACATCCACCGGGCGATGACGAAGCTGAACGCCCGGGACCGGGCTCAGCTGGTGGTCATCGCGTATCAGACGGGGCTGGTGCAGGCGGGTCCTGCCGGTTCAGTGTGA